In a genomic window of Taylorella equigenitalis ATCC 35865:
- the rimP gene encoding ribosome maturation factor RimP has product MKDIFEISRGPIEGLGYELVDIERAAQGLLRVTIDIDRGITIEDCEEVSRLLSRIYEVEDVDYARLEVGSPGTDRPLKKEDDFHRFAGQRVEVKFHEAIASKKVFKGVLEVTQDINNPFRLVLDPEIKNSKSKKTKNVESAQEQSNQIIEFNYSDVDRAKLDPILNFKGKK; this is encoded by the coding sequence ATGAAAGACATTTTTGAAATTAGCCGTGGTCCGATTGAGGGACTGGGTTATGAATTAGTAGATATTGAAAGAGCGGCTCAGGGGCTACTTAGAGTAACAATTGATATCGATAGAGGTATTACCATAGAAGATTGTGAGGAGGTTTCACGACTTCTTTCTAGGATTTATGAAGTTGAAGATGTTGATTATGCTCGTTTGGAAGTTGGATCTCCAGGTACTGATAGACCCTTAAAAAAAGAAGATGATTTTCATAGGTTTGCTGGACAAAGGGTTGAGGTGAAGTTTCACGAGGCCATTGCCAGTAAGAAAGTATTTAAAGGGGTTTTAGAGGTTACCCAGGATATTAATAACCCTTTTCGTTTGGTTTTAGATCCAGAAATTAAAAACTCTAAATCCAAAAAAACTAAAAATGTTGAGAGTGCTCAAGAGCAATCAAATCAGATTATTGAATTTAATTATTCTGATGTTGACAGAGCGAAATTAGACCCTATTTTAAATTTCAAAGGTAAAAAATAA
- the rluB gene encoding 23S rRNA pseudouridine(2605) synthase RluB, with translation MTFENQNTSTESRPRKLRSPFRRRQNTNTKLSPTPRHKTSSKFEKSEDSADFNNELQIDDQQIDEHTRASEHEDQNVFEFLTEDHKKFSKKISKLAKVAENSSKPKLHKILADAGVGSRRDMEDLIIQGRVSVNGVPAHIGQRISDEDVVKVNGRIINRPKSNRVPRVILYHKPAGEIVTQDDPKNRATVFARLPKMKTAKWVSVGRLDINTEGLLIFTTSGDLANRLMHPRYGNEREYAVRILGELDSTQLKTLTEGIHLEDGLAKFGSIDYIGGDGSNKWYRVTIEEGRNREVRRMFEALGLTVSRLIRSRFGDVHLPRNLKRGRWEELDPSQVLGLMECLGLNKKNDEDGRKGRRGPVSHGNALPPGFEKSIDPSKDFSIHKVRKSAGGPQRGLTGRGVPSQRRGRSTRNNTTNR, from the coding sequence ATGACATTTGAAAATCAAAATACTTCAACAGAATCCCGACCACGTAAGCTTCGCAGTCCATTTCGAAGAAGACAAAACACCAATACCAAATTAAGCCCAACACCAAGGCATAAAACTAGCTCAAAGTTTGAAAAGTCAGAAGATTCGGCTGATTTTAATAACGAGCTCCAAATAGATGATCAACAAATAGACGAGCATACTAGGGCTTCTGAACATGAAGATCAAAATGTATTTGAATTTCTAACAGAAGATCATAAAAAGTTCTCAAAAAAAATTAGCAAACTTGCAAAGGTTGCTGAAAACTCTAGCAAACCAAAACTTCATAAAATATTGGCTGATGCGGGTGTTGGATCTCGTAGAGATATGGAAGACTTAATTATTCAGGGTCGTGTATCTGTTAACGGTGTACCTGCACATATTGGTCAAAGAATTTCTGATGAGGATGTGGTTAAAGTAAACGGCAGAATTATCAATAGACCTAAATCTAATAGAGTGCCTAGAGTAATTCTTTATCATAAACCAGCTGGCGAAATAGTTACGCAGGATGATCCTAAAAACAGAGCAACAGTTTTTGCACGTCTTCCAAAGATGAAGACTGCTAAATGGGTATCTGTGGGTAGACTTGATATTAATACTGAGGGTCTACTAATCTTTACTACATCAGGAGATTTGGCTAATAGACTTATGCATCCCCGATATGGCAACGAACGTGAATACGCCGTTAGAATTCTTGGGGAGCTTGATTCAACTCAACTTAAAACTCTGACCGAAGGTATCCACTTAGAAGATGGATTGGCAAAATTTGGATCCATTGATTATATAGGTGGGGATGGTAGTAATAAATGGTATAGAGTAACTATTGAAGAGGGCAGAAATAGAGAGGTAAGACGTATGTTCGAAGCTTTGGGCTTAACTGTTAGTCGTCTTATCCGTTCTAGATTTGGAGATGTTCATCTCCCCCGAAATTTAAAAAGAGGAAGGTGGGAGGAACTTGACCCATCTCAAGTTCTAGGTTTAATGGAATGTTTGGGCCTTAATAAGAAAAATGATGAAGATGGTCGTAAGGGAAGGCGTGGACCAGTGTCGCATGGAAATGCATTGCCACCTGGGTTTGAAAAATCTATAGACCCAAGTAAGGATTTTTCGATTCACAAAGTTCGTAAAAGTGCAGGTGGTCCTCAAAGGGGGTTGACGGGTAGAGGTGTCCCTAGCCAGAGACGAGGTAGAAGTACACGCAATAATACCACTAATCGTTAA
- the scpB gene encoding SMC-Scp complex subunit ScpB, which produces MQSETISKVLEACLLCSSSPLKVSELKNLFLSSDNIKFVDIEQQLKGLQEKWLNSGLELVELSTGWRFQSTPEMQIYLERLNPEKPPKYSRAVLETLSIIAWRQPVTRGDIEDIRGVTVSSNIIKTLEERGWIDVVGYRDGPGRPSLLGTTKQFLDDLGLKSLSELPPIEELGESSLENLIDSSPPLNNNSQLNIQESS; this is translated from the coding sequence ATGCAAAGCGAAACAATTTCTAAAGTTTTAGAGGCCTGTTTACTCTGTTCAAGTTCTCCTTTAAAAGTTAGTGAGTTAAAAAATTTATTTTTAAGCTCAGATAATATTAAATTTGTTGACATTGAGCAACAACTTAAAGGGCTTCAGGAAAAGTGGCTTAATAGTGGGTTAGAATTAGTTGAGCTTTCGACGGGGTGGCGTTTTCAATCTACTCCTGAGATGCAAATATATTTAGAAAGACTCAATCCAGAAAAACCACCAAAGTATTCCAGAGCTGTTTTAGAGACTTTATCTATCATTGCATGGCGACAGCCAGTAACTAGAGGGGATATAGAAGATATCAGGGGTGTTACCGTATCTTCAAACATAATTAAGACATTGGAAGAGCGTGGTTGGATTGATGTTGTTGGTTACCGTGATGGACCTGGACGTCCTTCATTATTGGGTACCACAAAACAATTTTTAGATGACCTTGGACTTAAGTCTCTCTCAGAACTTCCTCCTATAGAAGAACTAGGAGAAAGTAGTTTAGAAAACCTGATTGATTCTTCTCCTCCACTTAACAATAACTCTCAACTAAACATACAAGAATCAAGCTAG
- a CDS encoding RluA family pseudouridine synthase produces MLDENLEKRIFTLDITTKADRLDKVLAQLLPEYSRSRIQNWIEEGHVRINSKSANESKVRTVVGPLDVIEVDIQPDEHTRAFQPEDINFDVIDESTDWIVIGKPAGLVTHPGSGNWSGTLLNGLLYRFPELKHVPRAGIVHRLDKDTSGVLVVARNEMSQFNFIKQLQARTMGRKYIAIVSGTTSDQGVIADEIGRDPRNPIKMASSKIVKPISPKEAITHYETIRHGYIEDKNISLINCRLETGRTHQIRVHMASINHPLVGDELYGGIKLKTFKNLRQMLHAYELQFNDPVSGERLCFRCDVAEDMKMVAGAGFEPTTFGL; encoded by the coding sequence ATGCTGGATGAAAATTTAGAAAAACGCATATTTACCTTGGATATAACGACTAAAGCAGATCGGTTGGATAAAGTGTTAGCTCAGTTATTGCCAGAATATTCAAGAAGTAGAATCCAAAATTGGATTGAGGAAGGGCATGTAAGGATTAATTCAAAGTCAGCAAATGAATCAAAAGTAAGAACTGTCGTAGGTCCTTTAGATGTTATAGAAGTCGATATACAGCCAGATGAGCACACTAGGGCTTTTCAACCCGAAGATATTAATTTTGATGTGATAGATGAGTCTACAGACTGGATTGTAATTGGAAAGCCAGCTGGACTAGTTACTCATCCTGGCTCTGGCAATTGGTCTGGAACTCTTCTTAATGGTTTGCTTTACAGATTTCCTGAACTTAAACATGTACCTAGGGCTGGTATTGTTCATAGACTAGATAAAGATACTTCTGGGGTACTTGTAGTAGCTAGAAATGAAATGTCGCAATTCAATTTTATAAAGCAACTGCAAGCAAGAACTATGGGTAGAAAGTATATAGCCATAGTTTCCGGTACTACATCCGATCAGGGTGTTATAGCTGATGAAATAGGTAGAGACCCTAGAAATCCGATAAAGATGGCTTCTTCAAAAATAGTTAAACCCATATCCCCAAAAGAAGCTATTACGCATTATGAGACTATTAGGCACGGATATATAGAGGATAAAAATATAAGTTTGATTAATTGTAGGTTAGAAACTGGACGTACTCATCAAATAAGGGTTCATATGGCTTCAATTAATCATCCTCTAGTTGGAGATGAATTGTACGGTGGAATTAAATTAAAAACTTTTAAAAACCTAAGACAAATGCTTCATGCATATGAGCTTCAATTTAATGATCCAGTGTCTGGGGAAAGGTTATGCTTTAGATGTGATGTAGCAGAGGATATGAAGATGGTTGCGGGGGCAGGATTTGAACCTACGACCTTCGGGTTATGA
- a CDS encoding outer membrane protein assembly factor BamD gives MKKTLRNILILSFTAILSACGIFDREIDETAGLPADKLYDTARTYVRGRDWDSARKYLAAIENRHPYSSYAQQAMIDEAYVNWKDEQPERAIAVIDRFLQIYPSHPGTEYMLYLKGLITFTPPTHFLTSFAGQKPSERDPRGLRQSYTAFKVLIDNYPNSRYAADARQRLVWLVTTLAEHEANVAKYYYEKKAYVAAINRAQVVLTEFSGVPSAELALYVLMKSYEALGSEDQAADAKSVLVKNYPNSRYLTHGFKGEGGIMKYLSPTNWFN, from the coding sequence ATGAAAAAAACACTAAGGAACATTTTAATCTTATCCTTTACAGCTATCTTGTCTGCTTGTGGTATTTTTGACCGAGAAATTGACGAGACTGCAGGTCTTCCAGCAGATAAACTTTACGATACCGCTCGTACCTACGTGCGTGGACGAGATTGGGATAGTGCAAGAAAGTATCTTGCTGCTATCGAAAACCGTCATCCATACAGTTCTTACGCTCAACAGGCTATGATTGATGAAGCCTATGTTAACTGGAAGGATGAACAACCTGAACGTGCAATTGCAGTAATCGACAGATTCCTTCAGATATATCCTAGCCACCCAGGTACAGAATATATGCTTTACCTAAAGGGTCTAATCACATTTACACCCCCAACTCACTTTTTAACTAGTTTTGCTGGACAAAAGCCAAGTGAACGTGATCCTAGAGGTTTAAGACAATCTTATACTGCTTTCAAAGTTCTAATTGATAATTATCCAAACAGTAGATACGCTGCGGATGCACGTCAGCGCCTTGTTTGGTTGGTTACTACACTAGCTGAACATGAAGCAAATGTAGCTAAGTATTATTATGAGAAAAAAGCATATGTAGCTGCTATTAATAGAGCTCAGGTAGTTCTGACTGAATTCTCAGGTGTTCCTTCTGCTGAATTAGCTCTATATGTATTAATGAAATCTTATGAGGCTTTAGGGTCTGAAGATCAAGCTGCTGATGCCAAAAGCGTGTTAGTTAAAAACTACCCTAATAGTCGATATTTGACCCATGGATTTAAAGGCGAAGGAGGTATTATGAAATACCTTTCACCTACAAACTGGTTTAACTAA
- a CDS encoding Y-family DNA polymerase — protein sequence MFALIDGNSFYCSCERVFRPDLKEVPVVVLSNQDGCVVARTREAKALGIPMGLPFFKIRDLVESGEVYAFSSNYELYADISSRMMNTISSVVSDIEVYSIDECFAYIDSRRSYKEVGRTIRDRVLKWVGIPTCIGIAPTKTLAKFCNHLAKKYPESFGGVVVWSDWSKSIRDRAFKSMDVSEIWGIGRRISKQLHTMGIDTVYDLVNADSRLLRKHFSVVMERTQLELKGIPCADLEELQDRKQIVCSRSFGELITDLNSLQSAISEHIAEGARKLRKQNSFTKELSVFIKTNRYREQDQQYGGYKMARLIEATDDTLTLNSKAQELLKVVYRSGYNYKKAGITLGEITPAPTSHQLSLWDSATHLEEFDRRKELMKTIDETNQRFGKGALKLSQSLLSSRWHMQRNYLSPCFTTRFNDLLVCS from the coding sequence ATGTTTGCTCTTATAGATGGTAATAGTTTTTATTGCTCCTGTGAGCGTGTGTTCCGTCCTGATTTGAAGGAAGTTCCTGTAGTAGTGCTTTCAAATCAAGATGGTTGCGTGGTTGCTCGTACACGTGAAGCAAAAGCTCTAGGCATTCCTATGGGACTTCCTTTTTTTAAGATTAGAGATTTAGTTGAAAGCGGTGAAGTTTATGCGTTTTCAAGCAACTATGAGTTATATGCCGATATCTCTTCGCGTATGATGAATACTATTTCTTCAGTAGTTTCAGATATAGAGGTTTATTCTATCGATGAGTGCTTTGCCTATATTGATTCACGCAGGTCTTATAAAGAGGTTGGTAGAACAATTAGAGACAGAGTTTTAAAGTGGGTAGGTATCCCAACTTGTATAGGTATAGCACCGACTAAAACATTGGCTAAATTTTGTAATCATTTAGCAAAAAAATATCCTGAATCTTTCGGGGGTGTAGTGGTTTGGTCTGATTGGTCAAAGTCCATTAGGGATAGGGCATTTAAGTCTATGGATGTATCAGAAATATGGGGTATTGGTCGACGTATTTCAAAGCAGTTACATACTATGGGTATCGATACGGTGTACGATTTGGTTAATGCGGATTCTAGGCTTTTACGTAAGCATTTTTCTGTAGTTATGGAGCGAACTCAGCTTGAGTTAAAAGGAATCCCCTGTGCAGATCTTGAGGAATTGCAGGATAGAAAACAAATTGTATGTAGCAGAAGTTTTGGAGAGTTAATTACAGATTTAAATTCACTTCAGTCTGCTATATCAGAGCATATAGCTGAGGGTGCTCGCAAACTTCGCAAACAAAATAGCTTTACTAAAGAATTATCCGTATTCATAAAGACAAATCGTTATAGAGAGCAAGACCAGCAGTATGGCGGTTACAAGATGGCTAGATTGATTGAAGCTACGGATGATACTTTGACCTTAAATTCAAAAGCTCAGGAACTTCTGAAGGTCGTCTACAGAAGCGGATACAACTACAAAAAAGCTGGAATAACTTTAGGTGAAATTACCCCAGCCCCCACTAGTCATCAACTTTCACTATGGGATAGTGCGACACACTTAGAGGAGTTCGATAGAAGAAAAGAGCTTATGAAGACAATCGATGAGACAAATCAAAGATTTGGTAAAGGGGCATTGAAATTAAGCCAGTCATTATTGTCTTCACGATGGCATATGCAGAGAAATTATCTTAGCCCTTGTTTTACTACAAGATTTAATGATTTATTGGTTTGTTCTTGA